One Clostridium estertheticum DNA segment encodes these proteins:
- a CDS encoding YeiH family protein, with protein MNWFKENIKGILFAFVIALIATWLGSVLPIVGGPVFGIIIGIIINNLFGKPENTLKGIAFTSKKILQWSIIVLGAGLSLTTVLQTGIDSLSVTIFTLLAAFISAYGFGKLLGIPSKLKALIGVGTAICGGSAIAAIAPIIEADEMEIAYSISTIFLFNIIAVLIFPPIGHLLHFSDKAFGLWAGTAINDTSSVVAAGYAFSNAAGTYATIVKLTRATLIIPISIIFSIVVAIKKKKESKVDTTVNFSFKKIFPWFILWFLVASLLNTLGLFKGNSISYINTLGKFMIVMALSAIGLCSDFKKMMKNGVKPIFLGLLVWFTVAIVSIAVQVITKQM; from the coding sequence ATGAATTGGTTTAAAGAAAATATTAAAGGAATACTGTTTGCATTTGTTATTGCACTTATTGCCACCTGGCTAGGAAGTGTTTTACCAATAGTTGGTGGCCCTGTATTTGGTATTATTATAGGAATTATTATAAACAATTTATTTGGAAAGCCTGAAAACACTTTAAAAGGAATAGCATTTACTTCTAAAAAAATACTTCAATGGTCAATAATTGTGCTTGGTGCTGGATTAAGTTTAACTACGGTGTTACAAACAGGCATAGATTCATTATCCGTTACGATTTTTACCTTATTAGCAGCCTTTATATCAGCTTATGGCTTTGGAAAATTGCTAGGCATTCCCTCAAAGCTAAAAGCCTTAATTGGCGTTGGTACTGCTATATGCGGAGGATCAGCCATTGCTGCAATTGCTCCTATAATAGAAGCTGATGAAATGGAGATAGCTTACTCAATTTCTACCATATTCTTATTTAATATTATTGCAGTTCTTATTTTCCCACCCATTGGCCATTTACTTCATTTTTCTGATAAAGCCTTTGGACTTTGGGCTGGTACTGCTATTAATGACACTTCTTCTGTAGTGGCTGCGGGTTATGCTTTCAGTAATGCGGCAGGGACCTATGCTACCATAGTTAAACTTACAAGAGCTACTTTAATTATACCCATTTCAATTATATTTAGTATTGTGGTTGCTATAAAAAAGAAGAAAGAATCAAAGGTGGATACAACTGTTAACTTTAGTTTTAAAAAAATATTCCCTTGGTTTATATTATGGTTTTTAGTAGCTTCACTATTAAATACTTTGGGACTATTTAAAGGAAACAGCATTTCATACATAAATACTTTAGGAAAATTTATGATAGTAATGGCGCTTTCAGCAATTGGACTGTGTTCAGACTTTAAAAAGATGATGAAAAATGGTGTTAAACCTATCTTTCTTGGTCTTCTAGTGTGGTTTACAGTTGCAATTGTCAGCATAGCTGTGCAAGTTATAACAAAACAAATGTAA
- a CDS encoding DUF421 domain-containing protein, translated as MMSLIFQYGQIVLSCVSVYIFIVVAIRFFGKNELAQLSVIDLVFILLISNAVQNAMVGTDSSLGGGLVAATSLFVVNYLFKRIMYRFPKLNKLIQGEPLLLIYNGEINMKNVNKSKISMDEIMEAIREHGVAKVEQVDLAILEVDGNISVMSQEFKHRTTKKKKAHKAITKNI; from the coding sequence ATGATGTCACTAATATTTCAATATGGCCAAATTGTTTTAAGTTGTGTAAGTGTTTATATTTTTATTGTTGTTGCTATAAGATTTTTTGGTAAAAATGAATTAGCTCAATTATCTGTAATTGATTTAGTTTTTATTTTGCTTATAAGTAATGCTGTTCAAAATGCGATGGTGGGTACTGATTCTTCACTCGGAGGGGGACTGGTAGCAGCAACTTCATTATTTGTTGTAAATTACTTATTTAAACGCATAATGTATCGCTTTCCTAAATTAAATAAGTTAATACAAGGAGAACCCTTACTCTTAATTTATAATGGTGAAATCAACATGAAAAATGTAAATAAATCTAAGATATCTATGGATGAGATTATGGAAGCAATTAGAGAACATGGAGTAGCAAAGGTAGAACAGGTAGATTTAGCAATATTAGAAGTAGACGGAAATATAAGCGTAATGTCTCAAGAGTTTAAACATAGAACTACCAAGAAGAAAAAAGCACACAAAGCAATTACAAAAAATATATAA
- a CDS encoding LysR family transcriptional regulator, translated as MLDTRLTTFITLARTKSFTKSAAVLNITQPAVSQHVKFLEDKYEATLIAKQGKGLNLTQEGLILLKYAEEIDALYKALEMKLKNSGSIAKTYNIGASMTIGGYVLPYLLGKHKKLHENIDILLQVNNTEEILEKLVNGKLDFVMIEGLFDKNKFKFKKFKDDEVVLAVSKEHAFAKTKEVNVEDVINGNLILREKGSGTRDIFENSLIELGYDVNDLKIYMEIGSISAIKSLVELNLGYTIISRETIRKELEIGTIKEVAIKGLRINREFNFVYLYEEKFIEEFMDFCFNCQYSLLQD; from the coding sequence TTGCTAGATACTAGGCTTACGACATTCATAACCCTTGCTAGAACTAAAAGCTTTACAAAGTCGGCAGCAGTATTAAATATAACTCAACCAGCTGTATCGCAACATGTAAAATTTTTAGAGGATAAATATGAAGCTACTCTTATTGCAAAACAGGGCAAGGGCCTTAATTTAACCCAGGAGGGTCTAATCTTATTAAAATATGCTGAGGAAATAGACGCTCTATATAAAGCTTTAGAAATGAAACTAAAGAACAGTGGATCAATTGCGAAAACATATAATATAGGTGCAAGTATGACCATTGGTGGCTATGTTTTACCATATTTATTAGGGAAGCATAAGAAATTGCATGAAAACATAGATATTTTACTTCAAGTGAATAATACAGAAGAAATATTAGAAAAGCTAGTAAATGGAAAGCTTGATTTTGTAATGATTGAAGGGCTATTTGATAAAAATAAATTTAAGTTTAAAAAATTTAAAGACGATGAGGTAGTTTTAGCTGTTTCTAAAGAGCATGCTTTTGCAAAAACAAAGGAAGTTAATGTAGAAGATGTAATTAATGGTAATCTTATATTGAGAGAAAAGGGATCAGGAACCAGAGATATATTTGAAAATAGTCTTATTGAACTTGGTTATGATGTAAATGATTTAAAAATTTACATGGAAATAGGAAGTATTAGTGCAATTAAATCTTTAGTTGAGTTAAATCTAGGTTATACAATTATATCAAGAGAAACTATAAGGAAAGAGCTTGAAATTGGAACAATAAAAGAAGTTGCCATTAAGGGCTTACGTATAAACAGAGAATTTAATTTTGTTTATCTGTATGAAGAGAAGTTTATAGAGGAGTTTATGGATTTTTGTTTTAATTGCCAATATTCACTTCTACAGGATTAG
- the prfB gene encoding peptide chain release factor 2 (programmed frameshift), producing MIVQLEELTSELNVVKVNVEEIRVSLDVATLEKELKEFEFKMQETSFWDDTDLAQEIAQKAKGIKDRIDRFNLVGSRLEDLYVLIELSEEEEDYSSLAEIKSELRDLAHDTDRFRIEILLSGKYDINNAILTLHNGAGGNDAQDWTEMLYRMYSRWCEKKGYKIEVLDYQPSDEAGIKAVTLKITGEFAYGYLKAEKGVHRLVRISPYNANGKRQTSFASCEVLPELTESQDIDIRPDDLRIDTFRSGGAGGQHVNKTESAIRITHIPTGIVVQCQNERSQHSNKQTAMKMLMAKLLDLKERAHKDRIEDLTGDLKDNGWGSQIRSYVFHPYNLVKDHRTNTEMGNVDAVMDGDIDIFIEEYLRMNNK from the exons ATGATAGTACAATTGGAAGAATTAACAAGTGAATTAAATGTAGTAAAAGTTAACGTAGAAGAAATTAGGGTGTCTCTT GACGTAGCAACACTAGAAAAAGAGTTAAAAGAGTTTGAATTTAAAATGCAGGAAACTAGTTTTTGGGACGACACTGACCTAGCACAAGAAATTGCGCAGAAAGCTAAGGGGATTAAAGATAGGATTGATAGATTTAATCTAGTAGGTAGTAGGCTAGAGGATTTATATGTGCTCATTGAACTAAGTGAAGAGGAGGAAGATTATTCCTCATTAGCAGAAATAAAAAGCGAGTTAAGAGATTTAGCTCATGATACTGATAGGTTTAGGATAGAAATTTTACTATCTGGAAAATATGATATAAATAATGCTATTTTAACCCTTCACAATGGTGCAGGTGGAAATGATGCTCAAGATTGGACAGAAATGCTTTATAGGATGTACTCAAGATGGTGTGAAAAGAAGGGCTATAAAATCGAAGTTTTAGATTATCAGCCCTCTGATGAGGCAGGCATTAAAGCAGTTACATTAAAAATAACTGGTGAATTTGCCTATGGATATTTAAAAGCTGAGAAGGGTGTTCACAGGCTTGTAAGAATTTCACCGTATAATGCAAATGGTAAAAGGCAAACTTCCTTTGCGTCATGTGAAGTTCTTCCAGAGCTAACTGAAAGCCAAGATATTGATATAAGACCTGATGACCTTCGGATAGACACTTTTAGGTCAGGTGGTGCTGGAGGTCAACATGTAAATAAAACGGAGTCAGCTATAAGGATTACACATATACCTACGGGCATAGTAGTTCAGTGTCAGAATGAAAGAAGCCAGCATAGCAATAAACAAACTGCAATGAAGATGCTTATGGCAAAACTTTTAGATTTAAAGGAAAGGGCTCATAAGGATAGAATTGAAGACTTAACTGGGGATCTAAAAGATAATGGCTGGGGAAGCCAAATTAGGTCTTATGTATTTCATCCATATAATTTGGTTAAGGACCATAGAACTAATACAGAAATGGGAAATGTAGATGCAGTTATGGACGGAGATATTGATATTTTCATAGAGGAATACCTTAGGATGAATAATAAATAG
- a CDS encoding Na+/H+ antiporter NhaC family protein, with translation MDLIIAFIVTFVLLLFSVFKGIFLAYPLIAGLILFIIVAIRRGNSLNQVLFMAFNGGKKSFIVIKIFILIGAITSIWMTSGTVPALVYYGIQLLKPNVFILSAFLTSCFVSFLIGTSIGTTGTIGIALMVVAKGGDVNLAATAGAIIAGAYFGDRCSPMSSSASLVAYLTGTNIYSNIKNMFKTSVVPFIISIIFYAIVSRIYPLHISANGLNNEIVKAFNVNIIVLLPALVILIFSALKINVKTSMLVSIITAFLLSTFIQQESLVNCIKFIIFGFSMDKSSPLYAILKGGGIISMLKTTLVIFVGSAFAGVIEGSKLLNKVEAITLKADSRYEVFLNVTIISVFTAAVGCSQVFAVMLTHMLDKKAYEKNELDNSFLAIDLENTAIMISALIPWNIALLAPLIILGANASCMPYLFYIYMVPITNLLLIRFKSNKKSNTNPVEVNIGN, from the coding sequence TTGGATTTAATTATAGCTTTTATTGTTACATTTGTTCTTTTACTTTTCAGCGTTTTTAAAGGCATATTTCTTGCATATCCATTAATAGCAGGGCTAATCCTCTTTATTATAGTGGCGATTAGACGAGGAAATTCACTAAATCAAGTGCTTTTCATGGCTTTTAACGGAGGCAAAAAATCTTTTATTGTTATAAAGATTTTTATTCTTATTGGTGCTATTACATCTATATGGATGACCTCCGGTACTGTCCCTGCATTAGTTTATTATGGTATACAGCTATTAAAACCCAATGTTTTCATTTTGTCTGCATTCCTAACTAGCTGTTTTGTATCTTTTTTAATAGGCACATCTATAGGAACTACCGGTACAATAGGAATAGCCCTTATGGTTGTTGCAAAAGGTGGTGATGTAAACCTAGCTGCCACCGCTGGAGCAATCATTGCTGGTGCATATTTTGGTGATAGATGTTCCCCTATGTCTTCTAGCGCAAGCCTTGTTGCCTATCTTACAGGAACAAATATTTATAGCAATATAAAAAATATGTTTAAAACCTCCGTAGTACCCTTTATTATTTCCATTATTTTCTACGCTATAGTGTCAAGAATATACCCACTACATATCTCTGCAAATGGACTAAATAATGAAATAGTTAAGGCCTTCAATGTAAATATAATTGTTTTGCTTCCTGCTTTGGTAATACTCATTTTCTCAGCGCTTAAGATAAATGTTAAAACATCTATGCTTGTAAGTATAATCACAGCTTTTCTACTTAGCACCTTTATACAACAGGAATCACTAGTAAACTGTATAAAGTTCATTATATTTGGATTCAGTATGGATAAATCAAGTCCCCTCTATGCAATTTTAAAAGGCGGAGGAATTATTTCTATGCTCAAAACAACCCTTGTTATATTTGTTGGCTCTGCATTTGCAGGGGTAATAGAAGGAAGTAAACTGCTAAATAAAGTTGAAGCTATAACTTTGAAGGCAGATTCTAGGTATGAAGTTTTTCTAAACGTAACCATTATAAGCGTATTCACCGCTGCGGTGGGTTGCAGTCAAGTCTTCGCCGTTATGCTAACCCATATGCTGGATAAAAAGGCTTATGAAAAAAATGAACTAGATAACTCTTTTTTAGCTATTGATTTAGAAAATACAGCAATAATGATTTCTGCTTTAATTCCTTGGAACATCGCTTTACTTGCTCCACTTATTATTTTAGGCGCCAATGCATCCTGCATGCCGTATTTGTTTTATATATATATGGTTCCTATAACAAATTTACTATTAATCCGTTTTAAATCTAATAAAAAGTCTAATACTAATCCTGTAGAAGTGAATATTGGCAATTAA
- the proS gene encoding proline--tRNA ligase: MEKNKKLVESITAMDEDFAKWYTDIVKKAELADYASVRGCMVIRPYGYAIWENIQRILDQMFKDTDHENVYMPMFIPESLLQKEADHVKGFAPEVAWVTHGGNEKLEERLCVRPTSETLFCDHYAKIIQSYNDLPKLYNQWCSVVRWEKTTRPFLRSSEFLWQEGHTAHATAEGSQEETIKMLNVYATFCEETLAIPVIKGQKTEKEKFAGAKDTYTIESLMHDGKALQCGTSHNFGDGFAKAFNIQYTDKTGKLAYVHQTSWGMSTRLIGAIIMVHGDDSGLVLPPAVAPIQLIIIPVAQHKEGVIEKATELKNTLSKVARVKMDTSDKMAGWKFSQYEMKGVPLRLEVGPKDIEKNQVVLVRRDTREKIIVPIPELETKVPEILKDIQKSLLEKARNIQNKRSFSVNTVEELKELLDKTLGFVDAPWCGELTCEEKVKEVAGASSRCMPLDQPNEKGVCLCCGKPAKAMVTWGRAY, from the coding sequence ATGGAAAAAAATAAGAAATTAGTAGAATCTATTACCGCTATGGATGAGGATTTTGCGAAGTGGTATACAGATATCGTAAAAAAAGCAGAGCTTGCTGATTATGCAAGCGTAAGAGGTTGTATGGTAATTCGTCCTTACGGTTATGCAATTTGGGAAAATATCCAAAGAATACTAGATCAGATGTTTAAAGATACAGACCACGAAAACGTATATATGCCAATGTTCATTCCTGAAAGTCTATTACAAAAGGAAGCAGATCACGTTAAAGGCTTTGCACCAGAAGTTGCTTGGGTAACACATGGTGGTAACGAAAAATTAGAAGAACGACTTTGCGTGAGACCTACATCTGAAACATTATTTTGTGATCACTACGCAAAAATAATTCAATCTTACAACGATCTCCCAAAATTATATAATCAATGGTGCTCTGTAGTAAGATGGGAAAAAACCACAAGACCTTTCCTTAGAAGCTCAGAGTTCTTATGGCAAGAAGGCCATACTGCTCATGCAACAGCAGAAGGGTCACAAGAAGAAACTATTAAGATGCTGAATGTATACGCAACATTTTGTGAAGAAACCCTTGCCATTCCAGTTATAAAAGGCCAAAAGACAGAAAAAGAAAAATTTGCAGGAGCAAAGGATACCTACACAATTGAAAGTTTAATGCACGATGGTAAAGCGCTACAGTGTGGTACTTCCCATAACTTTGGAGATGGTTTTGCCAAGGCTTTTAACATTCAGTATACAGATAAAACAGGTAAACTTGCTTATGTTCACCAAACTTCTTGGGGAATGTCTACAAGACTTATAGGTGCAATAATCATGGTTCATGGTGATGATAGCGGTTTAGTACTACCACCAGCAGTAGCTCCTATTCAACTTATTATAATTCCAGTTGCGCAGCATAAAGAAGGCGTAATTGAAAAAGCTACAGAGCTTAAAAACACATTGTCAAAAGTAGCTAGAGTAAAAATGGATACCAGCGACAAAATGGCTGGTTGGAAATTTAGTCAATACGAAATGAAAGGTGTTCCACTAAGGCTTGAAGTTGGACCAAAAGATATAGAAAAGAATCAGGTAGTATTAGTTAGGCGAGATACCAGAGAAAAAATCATTGTTCCAATTCCTGAACTAGAAACAAAAGTACCAGAAATTTTAAAGGATATTCAAAAATCACTACTTGAAAAAGCTAGAAATATTCAAAATAAAAGAAGCTTTAGTGTAAACACCGTAGAAGAATTAAAAGAGCTTCTTGATAAAACATTAGGATTTGTTGACGCTCCATGGTGTGGAGAACTCACTTGTGAAGAAAAAGTAAAAGAAGTAGCCGGTGCTTCTTCTAGATGCATGCCACTCGATCAACCAAATGAAAAAGGTGTTTGCTTGTGTTGTGGAAAACCAGCTAAAGCTATGGTTACTTGGGGAAGAGCTTATTAA
- a CDS encoding methyl-accepting chemotaxis protein codes for MKRKTAGFSLLFFLISITIFNMLFLNLASRSFKTVLSQANIPAKELEIVSLGINSIYAKYNIGLSLIFTMVIFCIILTIIRNMTHSMKTIDEQTKKLAEGQFTVRVKAEGIGETIATNVNEIVKNIRKVLCEVMEVSQTNRNLADTLHNSAEQTETTASEISNAIVEVAVGATTQAEASISTKENTEQMWKNADKIAKFAENAKDIAKNMILAIQINTEMFAKFTSKMEDTALSNSKLANTIQTLQDEIHKINSIIQVVTDISERTNLLALNAAIEAARAGEQGRGFAVVADEVRKLAEQSSSSVGDIGKITTNIIEKISEISLEAKEEVKKIAENVGFVEGVKESFSKVIDSTKSTYDAVDEISILAVETASEAENVNELMDKISSITQQSLAITEEVSAAAQEQTATMHNMSVIVEKMNRTADEIDGQLKNFTNKIILGEKENNIIKEGLEILKSIAIELGSNGYSIERTSDLLKQRKNSHMQFEYIGVIDIDGNMKFATEAIITGSNNYSFRPYFREAVEGKEFSSEPYISNVSYNYCIAISVPFKESNGKINGVVMADICIGN; via the coding sequence ATGAAAAGAAAAACAGCAGGGTTTAGCTTACTATTTTTTTTGATTTCTATAACAATCTTTAATATGTTATTTTTGAATTTAGCATCCAGATCCTTTAAAACAGTGCTTTCTCAGGCGAATATACCAGCTAAGGAATTGGAAATTGTTTCTTTAGGTATAAATAGTATTTATGCAAAATATAATATTGGACTTAGTCTGATTTTTACTATGGTGATATTTTGCATTATTTTAACAATAATTCGAAATATGACTCATTCAATGAAAACTATAGATGAACAAACAAAAAAATTAGCGGAAGGACAATTTACCGTTAGAGTTAAAGCAGAGGGCATAGGTGAAACCATTGCTACAAATGTTAATGAAATAGTGAAAAATATAAGAAAGGTGTTGTGTGAAGTTATGGAAGTCTCACAGACAAATAGAAACCTGGCAGACACACTTCACAATAGTGCAGAACAAACAGAGACAACAGCCAGTGAAATATCTAATGCCATTGTAGAGGTAGCAGTCGGCGCAACCACTCAAGCAGAAGCTTCGATCTCCACAAAAGAAAATACGGAGCAGATGTGGAAAAATGCAGATAAGATTGCTAAGTTTGCAGAAAATGCAAAAGACATTGCAAAAAATATGATTTTAGCAATCCAGATCAATACTGAAATGTTCGCCAAATTTACTAGTAAAATGGAAGACACGGCCTTATCTAATTCTAAACTAGCTAATACAATTCAAACATTGCAAGATGAGATTCATAAAATTAATTCTATTATTCAGGTTGTTACAGATATTAGTGAAAGAACAAACTTACTTGCACTAAATGCTGCAATAGAAGCGGCCAGAGCAGGAGAGCAAGGTAGAGGGTTTGCAGTGGTGGCTGATGAAGTCCGAAAACTTGCTGAGCAATCCTCAAGTTCAGTAGGGGACATTGGGAAAATAACCACAAATATTATCGAAAAAATTTCTGAAATAAGTTTAGAAGCTAAGGAAGAAGTAAAAAAGATTGCAGAAAATGTTGGATTTGTAGAAGGAGTAAAAGAGTCTTTTAGCAAGGTAATTGATTCAACGAAATCAACTTATGATGCCGTAGATGAAATTTCTATTTTAGCGGTAGAAACTGCGAGTGAGGCAGAAAATGTAAATGAACTTATGGATAAAATAAGCTCAATAACCCAGCAGTCATTGGCAATTACTGAGGAGGTCTCAGCAGCGGCGCAAGAACAAACGGCAACAATGCATAATATGTCCGTTATAGTAGAGAAAATGAACAGGACTGCAGATGAAATTGACGGTCAATTAAAGAATTTTACAAATAAGATTATACTAGGAGAAAAAGAGAATAATATTATAAAAGAAGGACTAGAAATATTGAAGTCAATTGCAATAGAATTAGGTTCAAATGGGTATTCAATAGAGCGTACTTCTGATCTACTAAAACAAAGAAAAAACTCACATATGCAATTTGAATATATTGGAGTTATAGATATAGATGGAAATATGAAATTTGCAACAGAGGCTATAATTACTGGAAGCAATAATTATTCCTTTAGGCCATATTTTAGAGAAGCTGTAGAAGGAAAAGAATTTAGCAGTGAACCATATATATCTAATGTCTCTTATAATTATTGTATTGCTATTTCTGTACCTTTTAAAGAAAGCAATGGTAAAATAAATGGAGTTGTAATGGCTGATATTTGTATAGGAAATTAA